Below is a window of Variovorax sp. TBS-050B DNA.
GCGTCGATGATAGCGAGCGCGCCCGGCGGCCCGCGCCGCGCGGCGCCCGCTCAGGCGCTCAGGAAGCGATAGAGGTTGCGCAGCATGCCCGCGGTCGCGCCCCAGACGAAGCGCTCCTCCGCGCCGTCCTGGTAGGGCATCGAGTACCACTCGCGGCGCGTACCGTCGGGCGCGGGCACGGTGTGCCGGCGGTGGTTGGCGGGGTCCATGAGCCAGGCCAGCGGCACTTCGAAGGCCGCCGCCACTTCGTAGGGGTTGAGCGTGAGCTCGAACGCGGGCTCCACGAGCGCGACCACCGGCGTGACCACGAAGGAGGTGATCGTGGTGTAGGTCGGGAGGCTGCCGAGCACTTCGATGAACTGCGCCGAGAGACCGACTTCCTCCCAGGCCTCGCGCAAGGCCGCGGCGGCAACGTTCGCGTCGTCCGGGTCGACACGCCCGCCCGGGAACGCGACCTGGCCCGAGTGGTTCGAGAGGTGGGCCGTGCGCTCCGTCAGCAGCACCGTCGCGCCTTCCGGGCGCTGCACGATCGGCACCAGCACCGCCGCCTGCGCCGGCGTGCGGTCGCTCAGGCGCGGCTCGCGGCGCAGTTCGGGCGTCCACTCGGGCGGCGTTGCGAAGCGCCGGCGCAAGGCCCCGGGGGTCAGCTGCGCGGGCGGGACCGCAGGCAGGCCGTCCGGACCGCCGACCACCGGCGCCTCGCGCGGATCGACCACCAGCAGCGTGGGCGGTACCACGGCGTTGACGGGTTCGGCGGGCTCGAGCTGCATGGCGGGCGAAGGGGCGGCGGGCGGGGTCAAGCGGGAAGTGTCTCGGTGAGGAAGTAGAGCCTAAAAACGAAGTGCTGTCTTCGGGCAGGAAAGACGCACGGCGCACAACGCAAAAAGCCGCCAGAGCGGCGGCTTTTTGCACGGCAGGAAAAAGGCTTACTTGGCAGCCGATGCCGCGGCGGGCGCCTTGCCCGGCAGCTTTTCCTTGATGCGTGCCGAACGGCCGCTGCGCTCGCGCAGGTAGTACAGCTTGGCACGACGGACGTCGCCGCGGCGCTTGACTTCGATGCCGGCGATCAGCGGGCTGTAGGTCTGGAACGTACGCTCCACGCCTTCGCCGCTCGAGATCTTGCGCACGGTGAAGCCGCTGTTGAGGCCGCGGTTGCGCTTGGCGATCACGACGCCTTCGTAGGCCTGCACGCGCTTGCGGCTGCCTTCGACGACGTTCACGCTGACGATGACCGTGTCACCGGGCATGAAGTCGGGGATCTTCTTGCCGAGACGGGCGATTTCTTCCTGCTCGAGGGTCTGGATGAGGTTCATGATTTCCTGATGTTCGATCGTGCTCGCGCTACACAAAAGGCGCCGTTGGCTCCAGGCTGCGTCAAGCAGCAGGGCCGGGCGCGGCCGGGCAGAGGATCGGGGAACCCGGGATTATAGCTTTTTTTTGAGCGCGGCCTCGTCGGCCTTGCTCAGGCGGCCGGCGGCGCGCGCGGCCTCGATGAGTTCCGGGCGCCGCGCCGCGGTGATCGCGAGCCGCTGGTCGCGCCGCCAGCGCTCGATCTGCACGTGGTGGCCCGACAGCAGCGGCGCCGGCACGCCCTGCCCGTTCCATTGCTCGGGCCGCGTGTAGTGGGGGCAGTCGAGCAGGCCGTCGAGCGAGGGATTGAAGCTGTCCTGCACATGGCTGGCCTCGTCGCCGAGCACGCCGGGCTGCAGCCTGGCCACCGCATCGAGCAGCGCCATGGCCGCGATCTCGCCGCCCGAGAGCACGAAATCGCCGAGGCTGAGCTGATGGGTCA
It encodes the following:
- a CDS encoding CoA pyrophosphatase, with protein sequence MQLEPAEPVNAVVPPTLLVVDPREAPVVGGPDGLPAVPPAQLTPGALRRRFATPPEWTPELRREPRLSDRTPAQAAVLVPIVQRPEGATVLLTERTAHLSNHSGQVAFPGGRVDPDDANVAAAALREAWEEVGLSAQFIEVLGSLPTYTTITSFVVTPVVALVEPAFELTLNPYEVAAAFEVPLAWLMDPANHRRHTVPAPDGTRREWYSMPYQDGAEERFVWGATAGMLRNLYRFLSA
- the rplS gene encoding 50S ribosomal protein L19; this translates as MNLIQTLEQEEIARLGKKIPDFMPGDTVIVSVNVVEGSRKRVQAYEGVVIAKRNRGLNSGFTVRKISSGEGVERTFQTYSPLIAGIEVKRRGDVRRAKLYYLRERSGRSARIKEKLPGKAPAAASAAK